A window from Opitutia bacterium ISCC 52 encodes these proteins:
- a CDS encoding PQQ-binding-like beta-propeller repeat protein has protein sequence MLQKSFLIPSAILGLTIVLITTACTKEEKNADWPVYLGDSASSQSSEVNQITPKNVDQLEIAWTFDAQGVEPDGFTNMQCNPLVINGTVYLTSATFNLYALDGKTGEPIWKINPFEEISKSLPSPIESTGGTRGMAYWSGPEGDRILLGIANYLLAINPDDGTFIEGFGNQGHIDLKKGLGRNIDQLRYITRSPGIIYQDLIIMGSSVSESLPAAPGHIRAFNVKTGEQVWRFNTIPQPGEYGYETWPKEAYKEFGGANTWAGMAVDEKRGLVYCPTGSATFDYYGGDRLGDNLFANSLICLNAKTGERVWHYQTVHHDLFDYDLPIPPNLLTVNQNGKEIPAVAQLTKQGYVFLFNRVTGEPLFEIEEIPVPASTMPGEIASKTQPRPTKPAPFVREVLSPDQLNDVTPETKAEILAKYSTMDPHVPWTPGSLHKDTIVHPGMIGGAEWGGAAADENGILYFNSNESSAILTMIDATSSGSPGEALYKQNCIVCHGEDLSGGTAFGQVVPTLIGIEDRMDRGAIAQVIQFGGTTMPGFRHFSGKDVFDVISFIASPGQTGQHAEDANDTPQPNNVKYIHTGNNIWTETNGYPAIKPPWGNLNALDLNTGEYLWQIPFGEYPELIEKGIPATGRVSYGGPIVTASGVMFIAASLDNHMRAYDMKTGDELWRTKLPFGGYATPSTYMIDGKQYVLIACGGGRGSPTGDQFVAFALPH, from the coding sequence ATGCTTCAAAAATCCTTTTTAATACCGTCTGCCATTCTAGGACTGACAATAGTTCTGATAACCACTGCCTGTACCAAAGAGGAAAAGAATGCCGACTGGCCGGTCTACCTGGGAGACAGCGCTTCCAGTCAATCTTCTGAGGTAAATCAAATCACGCCTAAAAATGTAGATCAACTGGAGATCGCCTGGACCTTCGATGCACAAGGGGTCGAACCAGATGGATTCACCAACATGCAATGTAATCCGTTGGTCATCAACGGAACCGTATACCTGACCAGTGCGACCTTTAATCTCTATGCATTAGACGGCAAAACGGGGGAACCCATTTGGAAGATCAATCCATTTGAGGAGATCAGTAAATCCCTCCCTTCACCCATCGAATCCACAGGGGGCACTCGAGGCATGGCTTACTGGTCTGGCCCGGAAGGTGATCGCATTCTTCTTGGAATCGCCAACTACCTTCTGGCCATCAATCCAGATGATGGAACTTTCATTGAGGGATTTGGCAACCAAGGTCATATCGATCTTAAAAAAGGACTCGGTCGTAATATCGACCAGCTACGCTACATTACACGATCACCCGGAATTATTTACCAGGACCTGATCATCATGGGCTCTTCGGTTTCGGAATCGCTGCCGGCAGCACCTGGACACATCCGCGCGTTCAACGTTAAAACCGGCGAACAAGTTTGGCGTTTCAACACCATACCCCAACCTGGGGAGTATGGTTACGAAACCTGGCCCAAGGAGGCTTATAAAGAATTTGGTGGAGCCAATACATGGGCGGGTATGGCCGTCGACGAGAAGCGCGGCTTAGTTTATTGCCCGACCGGTTCGGCCACCTTTGATTACTACGGAGGCGATCGATTGGGTGACAACCTCTTCGCCAATTCTCTGATCTGTCTCAATGCCAAGACCGGGGAACGCGTTTGGCATTATCAAACCGTTCATCACGATCTGTTTGATTACGACCTACCAATTCCTCCCAACCTTTTAACCGTAAATCAAAACGGCAAAGAGATCCCGGCCGTTGCTCAACTGACCAAGCAAGGCTACGTGTTTCTCTTCAATCGAGTCACGGGCGAACCTCTATTTGAAATCGAGGAGATTCCCGTTCCAGCCTCAACCATGCCTGGTGAGATCGCTTCGAAGACTCAACCACGACCCACCAAGCCCGCCCCATTCGTTCGCGAGGTCCTTTCCCCAGATCAATTAAACGATGTCACCCCTGAAACAAAGGCAGAGATTTTGGCCAAGTATTCCACGATGGATCCTCATGTGCCCTGGACACCAGGAAGCCTACATAAGGATACCATCGTTCATCCCGGAATGATCGGAGGCGCTGAATGGGGAGGTGCGGCGGCTGATGAGAATGGCATTCTTTATTTCAACTCCAACGAGAGCTCAGCCATCCTGACGATGATCGATGCCACATCCAGCGGCTCACCTGGTGAGGCCCTCTACAAACAAAATTGTATAGTTTGTCACGGAGAAGATTTGAGCGGAGGAACGGCGTTTGGACAGGTAGTGCCTACCTTGATCGGCATCGAAGATCGCATGGATCGAGGAGCCATCGCCCAAGTCATCCAATTCGGTGGAACGACCATGCCGGGCTTTCGCCATTTTTCAGGAAAGGATGTTTTCGATGTGATCTCGTTTATTGCTTCACCCGGGCAGACAGGTCAACACGCTGAGGATGCAAACGACACACCACAGCCGAATAACGTGAAATACATTCACACCGGTAATAACATCTGGACGGAAACCAACGGCTACCCGGCTATCAAACCACCTTGGGGAAATTTAAATGCGCTGGACCTCAACACCGGCGAATACCTCTGGCAAATACCGTTTGGTGAATATCCTGAACTCATTGAGAAAGGAATTCCAGCCACTGGACGAGTGAGCTATGGAGGTCCCATTGTCACGGCCAGTGGCGTCATGTTTATCGCGGCCAGCCTCGATAATCATATGCGCGCTTATGATATGAAGACAGGTGATGAGCTGTGGCGCACGAAGTTACCCTTCGGCGGCTACGCCACACCATCCACCTACATGATCGATGGGAAACAATACGTCCTCATCGCCTGCGGCGGTGGTCGAGGCTCTCCGACTGGGGACCAGTTTGTCGCGTTTGCGTTACCGCATTAG
- a CDS encoding TonB-dependent receptor, whose product MTNLAEFPCITKSGTRIIARLRFAMVSFCLGLFLLASASYAAKEAAKNDEEETTESETHTDDNIVSQKDEVKLVDDSSVAEAVKRRPDLNFANVTIDGESSGVSLSSLEAEDVESVEVMKAVTPDIDADSRGGSISLKTRPSYAQSRRATSVEGSLYYDSLDSAKGYRGKLSFSGPINKARTLGARASVTYRDSPYFNNTLYQDWQSKEVEGEKEFVLRDTGIGTFQRTTKEFEYSVALDYKLSDSIDLYLRNTAESTDYHTAYNVNKFRFFRGDYLQVDELGANAESADVRNSIWRYDTRSDEVESTLGGTYEKNNLIVDFKLTYKDDEIEYLNYFTADFVQDDVDLRYDLFDPKFPTTTVTNDSDLNDLSRYEFEDLVDRYYLGDESDTISAINIKWDDLFEKRNAFIKLGYKSRVRDYSRITQYDIYDDYDGSFTIADVPSDLRFPDLLDGRYVLENIADGEDAQAFFEDNIDSFTLNERRTRENSDPNNYTVNETVDGIYGMINMELGNWRAILGVRSEETSIDFVGNEVLLDQNDLGETVYVGTNSIPGTSNYDNLFPNAHFRYNWSDTITLIGSYTQTIDRPAYTYIVPYRRVNLEEMEIEEGNPDLKPTVYTNYDLSVDVELPSHALLSVELFNRSVEDFVFSQKQILSSGIYQGFELESYENSASADIQGATFTWRQPLDTFHLPEGLSLNANYTKQKSEIEYPARPGETLPLTRMPDNELKLTLSYQNEKFFAQVRYAYEDLVPSRIAGNPDEDLYYLENGQIDLSLTYQLRKNVRLFADVQNLTNEPYYDRYEGDSSRPAGFRHLPWTMSSGVRVEL is encoded by the coding sequence ATGACTAACCTTGCGGAATTCCCCTGTATTACCAAATCAGGCACTCGAATAATTGCTCGCCTGCGCTTTGCCATGGTGTCGTTTTGCCTGGGCCTATTCCTCCTCGCTTCGGCTTCCTATGCGGCCAAAGAAGCAGCGAAAAACGACGAAGAGGAAACGACCGAGTCAGAAACCCACACCGACGACAATATCGTCAGTCAAAAAGATGAGGTAAAGCTGGTAGACGACTCCTCGGTAGCGGAGGCTGTAAAACGCCGCCCGGATCTCAATTTTGCGAACGTCACCATCGATGGTGAAAGTTCCGGGGTATCCCTTTCCAGCCTAGAGGCAGAAGATGTGGAATCGGTTGAAGTGATGAAGGCCGTCACTCCCGATATCGACGCAGACTCACGCGGTGGATCCATCAGCTTGAAGACCCGCCCCTCTTACGCGCAATCACGCCGAGCAACTTCAGTAGAAGGATCTTTGTATTATGACTCTTTGGATTCCGCCAAAGGATATCGAGGAAAACTCTCTTTTAGTGGGCCTATAAATAAAGCCCGCACATTAGGCGCACGTGCATCGGTAACATACCGAGATTCTCCCTACTTTAATAATACCCTCTACCAGGACTGGCAGTCGAAGGAGGTTGAAGGAGAGAAGGAATTTGTCCTCCGAGATACCGGCATCGGAACCTTTCAGCGAACAACCAAAGAATTCGAATACAGTGTAGCATTGGATTATAAATTGAGCGATTCCATAGACCTCTACCTTCGAAACACAGCCGAGTCCACGGACTATCACACGGCTTACAATGTAAACAAGTTTCGTTTCTTTCGGGGCGATTACCTTCAGGTCGACGAGCTAGGAGCCAATGCAGAATCGGCTGATGTTCGAAATTCAATCTGGCGTTACGACACAAGAAGCGACGAAGTCGAATCCACCCTGGGTGGAACCTACGAGAAAAACAACTTGATAGTAGATTTTAAACTCACCTACAAGGATGACGAGATCGAATACCTCAATTACTTTACCGCAGACTTCGTCCAAGATGACGTTGATTTGCGCTACGACCTATTCGACCCCAAGTTCCCGACCACCACGGTGACCAACGATAGCGACCTGAATGACCTGTCGAGATATGAATTCGAAGATTTGGTAGATCGCTACTATCTCGGAGATGAATCTGACACCATCAGCGCTATCAATATCAAGTGGGACGATCTGTTCGAGAAACGTAATGCGTTTATCAAGCTCGGCTATAAATCCAGAGTGAGGGACTATAGTCGTATCACGCAGTATGATATTTACGATGACTACGACGGTTCATTTACGATAGCGGATGTGCCTTCCGATCTGAGATTTCCCGATTTGCTCGATGGTCGTTATGTTTTAGAAAACATAGCTGACGGCGAAGATGCCCAAGCTTTCTTTGAGGACAACATCGATAGCTTTACCCTCAACGAACGCCGCACTCGCGAAAACAGTGATCCGAACAATTACACGGTGAACGAGACCGTAGACGGAATCTACGGCATGATCAATATGGAGCTAGGAAACTGGCGTGCCATTCTTGGAGTTAGGAGTGAAGAAACGAGCATCGATTTCGTAGGCAACGAAGTGCTTCTGGACCAAAACGATCTGGGTGAAACCGTTTACGTGGGTACCAACTCCATTCCTGGAACGTCCAACTATGATAACCTGTTTCCTAACGCTCACTTCCGATATAATTGGAGTGATACCATCACCTTGATTGGCTCATACACACAAACGATCGATCGCCCGGCTTACACCTACATCGTTCCCTACCGTCGTGTGAATCTGGAAGAGATGGAAATCGAGGAAGGCAATCCCGATCTCAAACCGACCGTTTATACGAACTACGACTTGTCAGTGGACGTTGAGTTACCGAGCCACGCACTTCTTTCAGTGGAGTTGTTTAACCGTTCTGTAGAGGACTTTGTCTTTAGCCAGAAACAAATCCTGAGTAGTGGGATCTATCAGGGGTTTGAACTCGAAAGCTATGAGAACAGTGCCTCTGCCGATATTCAGGGAGCAACATTCACCTGGCGTCAACCTCTCGACACATTCCATCTACCTGAGGGATTGTCATTGAATGCCAACTACACGAAACAGAAATCGGAGATCGAGTACCCAGCACGCCCCGGTGAAACACTGCCTCTCACCCGCATGCCGGACAATGAGCTCAAGCTGACACTCTCCTACCAAAACGAGAAATTCTTTGCCCAAGTGCGTTACGCTTACGAAGACCTCGTTCCCAGCCGAATTGCGGGCAATCCCGACGAAGATCTTTATTACTTGGAGAATGGACAAATCGACCTCAGCTTAACCTATCAGCTGAGAAAGAATGTGCGACTATTTGCCGATGTTCAAAATTTGACCAACGAACCCTACTACGATCGCTACGAAGGTGATAGCAGTCGACCAGCAGGATTTCGTCACTTACCGTGGACCATGTCGTCAGGGGTAAGAGTAGAGCTTTAG
- a CDS encoding NAD-binding protein: MKFSPAVFGYLLNTRTQRRNLMILVRLLIVLLLLISTYSVLFHMLMAREGQEYSWATGFYWTLTVMSTLGFGDITFHTDLGRIFSMVVLGTGMVFLLVLLPFTFIEFFYAPWMQAQQEAATPRKLPEDTKGHVVLTQWDSVSANLIKKLPTYGYEYVVMIPTLEEARELTELGIRVVLGDLDDPATYEAVRLKNAAVLAATGSDTSNTNATFTAREIAPEVRIISTVSRESAKEVLQLSGVDQVIHLPEMMGQSLARRCSSGDHVANLLGQFDELAVAEAPINRTELVGQTLAESQLRALTGVGAIGVWERGSFQPALAHTRMTENTVLVLAGTPQHISAFNQLFSRPVSSAPIVIIGGGRVGRSAGRSLAARGVDYRIIERLPERIRDPENYVSGDAFKRKTLEEAGILKAPAVILTTHDDDTNVYLAIFIRRIRPDIQMIARANLERNISNLHRAGADFVMSYAGMGAGAVLNVLRDDRLLTVAEGLGLFKVHLPDEFVGKSLLDCNVRQETGCSVVGVRRQDVTVVNPQPESVFQEGDELVVIGTVDSENKFLERYPPRVNGKKQT, from the coding sequence ATGAAATTCTCACCGGCTGTATTTGGTTACTTGCTCAATACTCGGACTCAGCGTCGCAACCTGATGATACTGGTTCGGCTCTTGATTGTTCTTCTACTACTTATTTCCACCTACAGCGTATTGTTTCATATGTTGATGGCCAGGGAGGGACAGGAGTATTCCTGGGCAACTGGCTTTTACTGGACCTTGACTGTGATGTCTACTTTGGGCTTCGGAGACATCACGTTTCATACCGACCTTGGACGGATTTTCTCTATGGTGGTTTTAGGGACCGGGATGGTGTTCCTATTGGTGCTGTTGCCTTTTACTTTTATCGAATTCTTTTACGCACCCTGGATGCAGGCCCAACAGGAGGCTGCAACGCCGAGAAAGCTTCCTGAGGATACGAAGGGGCATGTAGTACTTACTCAGTGGGATAGTGTTTCGGCCAATTTGATTAAGAAACTGCCTACCTATGGCTACGAATACGTGGTCATGATTCCTACCTTGGAAGAAGCTCGGGAGTTAACCGAGTTGGGAATCCGGGTAGTGCTGGGAGATTTGGACGATCCTGCTACCTATGAGGCGGTTCGTTTGAAGAATGCTGCAGTGCTTGCGGCAACCGGGTCCGATACCTCCAATACCAATGCAACTTTCACGGCTAGAGAAATTGCTCCTGAAGTGCGGATCATTTCGACCGTTTCACGAGAGTCAGCCAAAGAAGTCCTTCAGCTCTCCGGCGTGGATCAAGTGATTCATCTGCCCGAGATGATGGGCCAATCCTTAGCCCGTCGGTGTAGTTCTGGGGATCATGTGGCCAATTTGTTAGGTCAATTTGATGAACTGGCTGTGGCAGAAGCGCCAATCAATCGAACAGAACTGGTGGGGCAGACCTTGGCTGAGAGTCAATTGCGTGCTCTGACTGGAGTCGGTGCTATTGGTGTTTGGGAACGGGGGAGTTTTCAGCCTGCTTTAGCTCACACACGGATGACGGAAAACACCGTACTTGTGTTAGCTGGAACACCCCAACACATCTCTGCCTTCAATCAGCTCTTTTCACGGCCGGTCAGCTCAGCTCCGATTGTGATCATTGGTGGTGGTAGAGTGGGTCGATCAGCGGGTCGGTCTCTTGCTGCTCGTGGTGTGGACTATCGTATCATTGAGCGCTTGCCTGAGCGAATCCGGGATCCGGAGAACTATGTCAGTGGCGATGCCTTTAAGCGCAAGACGCTGGAGGAAGCAGGCATCCTGAAAGCTCCGGCTGTGATCCTTACGACTCACGATGACGATACCAATGTTTACTTGGCCATTTTTATTCGTCGGATTCGGCCGGATATCCAGATGATCGCTCGGGCGAATCTGGAGCGGAATATTTCAAACCTTCATCGTGCAGGAGCCGATTTCGTTATGTCCTACGCTGGCATGGGTGCAGGTGCCGTGCTCAATGTATTGCGTGATGATCGACTACTCACAGTGGCGGAAGGGTTAGGCCTGTTTAAGGTGCACCTGCCAGATGAATTTGTTGGTAAATCGTTGCTCGATTGCAATGTGCGTCAGGAGACTGGATGCAGCGTCGTAGGCGTGAGGCGTCAGGATGTCACCGTTGTGAATCCGCAGCCCGAATCCGTATTTCAGGAAGGGGATGAGCTGGTCGTGATTGGTACGGTCGATTCCGAAAACAAATTTCTCGAACGATACCCACCGCGGGTGAATGGGAAGAAGCAAACCTAA